The Streptomyces sp. V3I7 genome segment CGGTCGTACGGGACGGACTCCCGCCATTCCCCGGCGAACGGCCGGTTGTCCGCGACCACCCGTCCGTTGCGCCACAGCCGCCCCGAGCACACCCCGTCGAACCACGAGCGGGACGGTTCCACGGCGGCCTCGCATCGGGCGGCGATCGGACATTGGTTGCAGGCGCGCAATGCCGGGGTCGCCACGGAGGGCGTACGGGCGAAGATCACTTGCTGGGGGAGACGGGCGCAGGCGGCGTCGCGGCGCCAGTCGAGGGCTTCGTCGGCGGGTGAGAGCTGGGCTAACGGATCGCTGTATTGCCTGATGGAGGCCGGTATGGCGGGTCTTTTTCGCTCGAGCACGTGCAACCCCTCCCCAAAGATGGGAACATTAGTTCGAACATTGCGGACGCGCGATCAGAGTCGCATGATGCGTGCGCGTGCGCAAGTGACTACGTTGACAGGGGAGGAGGTGTGTTCCTGGGTCGGTATCGATGCGTCAACTCGGCGCAATCAAGGGGCGATTGACCGGATCTTCACCATTAACGCGCGAGCGCGCACCCCTATGGTGCGTGCGCGATCGGTACGCTTTCCCCCGCGACGAGGGGAGAGCAGGACATGAGTTCTAGCTCGTGGGCAAGTGCCCGCAATGACCAGCGGCATCCCGAGGAAGACTCCGTACGACCTCGCCCCGGGGGACCACGCACGGACGGGCTCGACGAGTTCGCCACGTGGGTGGAGGGCCTGATGCGGGAGCGCGGGTACGTCATCGACGGGCCGCGCGGCGGCGGCAAGTCGAAGCTCGCCGACGACGCCGGGGTGCACCGCGCCGCGGTGACGCGGCTGTTGCAGCGGCAGAGCATGCCGGACCTGGAGACGATGCGGCGCCTGGCGGCCGTGCTCGACGTACCCCTGCGGAACATGCTGATCCGCTCCGGACGGCTGTCCGAGGAGGATCTTCCGCTGGAGGTGAGTCGGAGGGTGAGTGAAGGGGTACCACCAGAGCGGCTCAGCCCGGAGGAGGCCGCCCGCAGAATGGGCGTGCCGGCCGAACTCCGTGCGCTGTTCGTCAACGTGGCCCGGCAGTTCCTGCCGGACGGCTCTTAGGGGAAGAGCCGCTACACGGGGGTGTGAAGGAGTGCGGACATGGACGGCGAGGGGGGCGGTGGTCACCGTGACGCGGAGGACGCCGGCGAGGCGGGCGGGAGCGGCTCGGCCGAGGAGCGGCTTACGCACCTGCTGGGCGGCCTGCTGATCGAGCTCGGGGAGAAGGTGCGGGAGGCGGGCCCCGAGGGGGTGCGCGTCATGACCGAGGAGGAGGTCCAGGAGGCCAACCTCCGCTGGTACCGCACGGGTTGGGAGGAACACGCGCGCGCGGTCCAGGCGAGCCAGGAGCGTACGGCCGCGGCGGGCCACCCCGCCGACCCGGACCCCCTGTCCGAGGCCGGCCGCCTCCTGCGCTTCCCGCAGCCCCCTGCCAGGCCCGCGACGGACCCGCACGCCCGCGCGCTCCCTCTCCCGATCGTGGGCGCGGGCGACGCGACCGTACGCGAACTGATGCCCCACCGCCCGAGGTCGGGGGAGCCGGCGGGGGGTCGTGAGCGGGTACGGGGGCGGCGCGGCGGGGAAGGGCGGGGCGAGGAGTGAGCGTGAGCGGGATTTCGGGCCTGGAGCTCACGGGCCGGGGCGAGCGGGTGCTGGATGTGACCGCCCGGTGCCCCGGCGAACGCGTACTGCCCTAGGCGCGGGTGGGGCTCCTCAGCCGTTCCTTCGACATCTACGGGGTCAGGGAGAAGGGCCGGCGGTCCAAGGAGGAATACCTGGGGAGGTCGGGCCTGGGCCGGGGGCGGGCTCAGATGCCGTTCCCTGCGGGGATCTGCTCCCGTCTTCGCATCACCGGCGGGACGACGCGTAAGGCGGGGCGGCGGCGCATCGGGTTCCGACCTCTCGCTTCCTTGCCGGAACTCGCCATGGAAAACGCGGGCGCCGCGTCGCAGTTCTTCTCGGTCGACACGCCAGGCCTCGAGGTGTCCGTCGACCTGGCGATCGAGAGGGACGGCCTGGTGGGGGCCACTGTCGCCATGGGTGCTGCGGGTCTCGAAGAGCTTGTGACGCCGGGTTGCAGATCGGGTTCGAGGGGGCGGCGAGCGTGACGAAGCTGCATGAGCACGGCCGTTGGGACGCGGTCGACGTCGTTGCCAACGGAGTGTTCTTCGCGGCCGCCCCCCGGCTTCGGAAAGCGGATCCCGGCCCGGCACCGGTTGCGGCCGGTGCCGTCCTCCTGGAAGGGATCCGGATCGCCAGGCCCCGGAGCGGGACCGGACGGTTCGACGTTGCGTGCGGCCGACGTGCCGATCGACGATTTCAGCGAGCGCCAGGTGCGCGCGAAGCCGTGGGCCGAGCCGCTCACTCGGTTCGAGATCGCGCATTTACACGGCCATGGCCCTCGGTACCGTGGCCGGTCTCGTCGTGGCGAGCTTCCTCTGACGGCCGTGCGGAGGGCTCCCCTCGGCGGGCTCCTGGCTCCACACTGACGTCACGGGTAACTGGATCCTCGCTGCTGTGTTGCTGGCACTTCCACTTTCCTTACTGGTCTGGCTGGGCCTTTATCCCCTGTGGGTCGACCGGAGGCTGCGCCGTGTCGGCGTCGTGCCGGGGACGTGCAGGAACGTCCACGTGTCGGAAGACCGCTACTCGACGAGTTTCGAATTCGTCACGGCCGACGGATCGCCGGCCATGTACATTTCTCCGCTGTCCGACGGGGCGTGGGCCTCCCCGGGAGAACGGGTCGCCATTGTGTATGACCCGGCGAATCCCTGGCGGCGGGCACGCAGCCGGAACGAGTTGGACACCCGATCCGAAGCGTGGACGATCCTCTGGCAAATAGCGGGGGTCGAGCTTTGCATGCTCGTTATGGTCTGGTTCGTGGTCCTGTGAAAGCCAACGTCATCCACCAGCGCAAGGGCTGGATCCCCGACGCCTTTGTCGCTCCCGAGGACCTGATGCCGTACGCGGATGAAGACGGTCTGGGGGTAGAGGCGAAGGCGCTTCATGTCGCCGTCGAGGTCGTCTCCCCCGGCAGGCGCAATCAGGACCGCGACCGCATCGGCAAGCGCCGCGAATACGCTCGCGCCGGCATCCCCGTGTACGTCCTCATCGACGACTACGACGGCCAGGGCGCCGTCACCCTCTTCACCGGCCCCCGCCGTCCCGACAAGGCCGACTGGGAGGACATCCACCGCGTCCCCTACGGCACCGACGTCACCATCCCCGAAGGTCCCGCCAAGGGCTTCGTGATCGGTGAGTCGGTTACAGGGCCGAGGCGGGGCTGACG includes the following:
- a CDS encoding Uma2 family endonuclease — its product is MKANVIHQRKGWIPDAFVAPEDLMPYADEDGLGVEAKALHVAVEVVSPGRRNQDRDRIGKRREYARAGIPVYVLIDDYDGQGAVTLFTGPRRPDKADWEDIHRVPYGTDVTIPEGPAKGFVIGESVTGPRRG
- a CDS encoding DUF3592 domain-containing protein, whose amino-acid sequence is MLLALPLSLLVWLGLYPLWVDRRLRRVGVVPGTCRNVHVSEDRYSTSFEFVTADGSPAMYISPLSDGAWASPGERVAIVYDPANPWRRARSRNELDTRSEAWTILWQIAGVELCMLVMVWFVVL
- a CDS encoding helix-turn-helix domain-containing protein — encoded protein: MRERGYVIDGPRGGGKSKLADDAGVHRAAVTRLLQRQSMPDLETMRRLAAVLDVPLRNMLIRSGRLSEEDLPLEVSRRVSEGVPPERLSPEEAARRMGVPAELRALFVNVARQFLPDGS